A single window of Vanessa tameamea isolate UH-Manoa-2023 chromosome 5, ilVanTame1 primary haplotype, whole genome shotgun sequence DNA harbors:
- the LOC113392230 gene encoding kelch domain-containing protein 4 isoform X1: MGKKKNKNKVSGAVKTATKTEKKLANKLKKELANLGEEDIAKVIAEIEREEAKRAAASEKALPNPPTARAYASLTPHPTNNELILFGGEFHNGKQTEVYNDLLFFNAANGAWKQVKAPGAPPPRSAHQAVATPANKGELWVFGGEFTSPSETQFHHYKDLWCFSLAEKKWEKVLAPNGPSARSGHRMVLLGRKLFVFGGYCDDGRECKYFDDLYTFCLDNREWTKLTPTGRGPTARSACVMLPAGNDSLVIYGGFSRVREGRSERAHTHADVFRLSARGAAWAWRAAGAGEARAGQAGAVPASSARGYVFGGVADVEETDEELRGEMSDELKVLDLETCRWHPVVLRTDNTDTSAASVAPVAPEEPKEREEITVITDEVFSMRVGASAPASEGPRAARRERAGASGGPCGRMSASLAVQRSQLYVYGGVLERDDKQFYLGDMYSLDLHKLNGWKTIIEQPPLPDWLGSDSEDEWSSGSETDDSEESEED, translated from the exons ATGggcaaaaagaaaaacaaaaataaagtaagtgGTGCCGTCAAAACCGCTACAAAAACAGAGAAGAAATTggcaaataaacttaaaaaggaGCTTGCTAATTTAGGAGAG GAAGATATAGCAAAAGTTATAGCTGAAATCGAGAGGGAAGAAGCCAAGCGTGCTGCAGCATCAGAGAAAGCATTACCAAATCCACCAACAGCTAGAGCATATGCCTCTCTTACACCTCACCCaactaataatgaattaattttgtttggTGGAGAATTTCATAATGGAAAACAG ACTGAAGTGTACAATGACTTGCTGTTCTTCAATGCTGCTAATGGCGCTTGGAAGCAAGTTAAAGCACCGGGAGCTCCACCACCAAGAAGTGCTCACCAAGCTGTTGCTACTCCAGCTAATAA AGGAGAATTGTGGGTGTTTGGTGGAGAATTCACAAGCCCCTCAGAGACTCAATTTCATCACTACAAAGACTTATGGTGTTTTTCATTAGCAGAGAAGAAGTGGGAAAAG GTTTTAGCTCCAAATGGCCCATCAGCTAGGTCGGGTCACCGTATGGTGTTATTAGGCCGGAAATTGTTTGTATTTGGTGGCTATTGTGACGATGGAAGAGAGTGTAAATACTTTGATGACCTGTACACATTTTGTTTGGACAATCGAGAGTGGACTAAACTTACACCGACCGGGAGAGGGCCCACTGCGAGATCTGCATGCGTCATGTTACCGGCTGGGAATGATTCG CTCGTGATCTACGGCGGCTTCTCCCGCGTGCGCGAGGGCCGCAGCGAGCGCGCGCACACGCACGCGGACGTGTTCCGGCTgtcggcgcgcggcgcggcgtgGGCGtggcgcgcggcgggcgcgggcgagGCGCGCGCGGGGCAGGCCGGCGCCGTGCCCGCCAGCAGCGCCCGCGGATACGTGTTCGGGGGCGTCGCC GACGTCGAAGAAACAGATGAAGAATTACGCGGTGAGATGAGCGATGAATTAAAAGTGTTAGACTTGGAAACATGTCGCTGGCATCCGGTCGTTCTGCGCACCGACAACACTGACACGAGCGCGGCGAGCGTCGCTCCAGTGGCGCCAGAGGAACCTAAGGAACGGGAGGAAATCACAG TGATAACGGACGAGGTGTTCAGCATGCGTGTTGGCGCGTCGGCGCCAGCCTCCGAAGGCCcccgcgcggcgcggcgcgagCGCGCGGGGGCGTCGGGGGGCCCGTGCGGCCGCATGTCGGCGTCGCTGGCCGTGCAGCGTTCGCAGCTGTACGTGTACGGCGGCGTGCTGGAGCGGGACGATAAGCAGTTCTATTTGGGGGACATGTATTCGCTCG ATTTGCACAAATTAAACGGATGGAAGACAATCATCGAACAGCCTCCGTTACCGGATTGGCTTGGATCTGATTCTGAAGATGAATGGAGTTCTGGAAGTGAGACTGACGACAGCGAAGAATCAGAAGAGGACTAA
- the LOC113392228 gene encoding organic cation transporter protein-like isoform X2 — MDVKEELNKKKNDDSDAFEAVLMHVGELGRYQKLLFLGMAPFGIFFAFVYFVQMFITATPQRHWCKVPELEHLDIELRRNLTAPVTGIELERCLMYDANWSQVLLNYSVPPDTPTVPCRNGWEFELKDIPYPTIVSERGWVCENAGYGPLAQTIFFVGSFIGGIFFGWMADRFGRVPALVGTNLMAFVGGIGSIYTTGLWDFSFCRFIAGTSYDSCFMTMYILVLEYVGPRYRTMVANMSIALYFGSGCLMLPWLALWVSDWKRLLWVTTLPFLLVLIVPFTVPESARWLSSRGRVNDAVKVIRRFEKINGKKIPEDVMDDFVVSASQTRQTNESIKDLFMSGPLRRVIILMVLVYMACAIIFDALVRMSEGLGLDFFITFTLTSATEIPSVTLLALILDRWGRRILTCGPLAVSGILILIMTLVPKGVPQVSLAILARFAINMSYNAAIQWSAELLPTPVRASGSALIHVSGYVATLVSPFVVFSERLWRQLPILILGITALLACSVGVLLPETNGQQMPQTIEEGERIVNSYTLCGKTEDVEEIQVENEKEKALIT, encoded by the exons AGAAGAAAAATGATGACAGTGATGCTTTCGAAGCTGTGCTCATGCACGTCGGCGAGTTGGGCCGCTACCAGAAACTGCTGTTCCTCGGAATGGCACCGTTCGGTATATTTTTCGCGTTCGTCTACTTCGTTCAGATGTTCATCACAGCTACTCCACAGCGGCACTGGTGTAAAGTTCCGGAATTAGAGCACTTGGATATTGAGTTAAG ACGTAATCTCACAGCACCAGTAACGGGTATTGAGTTGGAGCGATGTTTGATGTACGATGCAAATTGGAGTCAAGTGCTGCTGAACTATAGCGTGCCGCCAGATACGCCCACCGTGCCCTGCAGGAACGGCTGGGAGTTCGAGCTGAAGGACATCCCCTATCCGACTATAGTTAGTGAG CGAGGTTGGGTTTGCGAGAATGCTGGTTATGGTCCTCTCGCGCAGACGATATTTTTCGTCGGCTCGTTCATCGGTGGAATTTTCTTCGGTTGGATGGCAGACCGCTTCGGCCGTGTGCCCGCTTTGGTAG gTACAAATCTGATGGCATTCGTCGGTGGTATAGGCAGCATCTACACGACGGGTCTATGGGACTTTTCGTTCTGTAGGTTTATAGCGGGCACTTCTTACGATAGCTGTTTTATGACCATGTACATTTTAG TGCTGGAGTACGTTGGGCCGCGATACCGCACGATGGTCGCAAACATGTCCATAGCACTCTACTTCGGCTCCGGCTGCCTCATGCTGCCGTGGCTGGCGCTGTGGGTGAGCGACTGGAAACGACTGCTTTGGGTCACTACTTTACCCTTCCTACTGGTGCTCATCGTGCCCTTCACAGTACCTGAAAGCGCTAG GTGGCTTTCATCTCGCGGACGCGTCAACGACGCCGTGAAGGTTATAAGAcggtttgaaaaaataaacggGAAAAAAATTCCAGAGGACGTTATGGATGATTTTGTC GTCTCCGCAAGTCAAACGAGACAGACAAACGAGTCGATCAAAGACTTATTCATGAGTGGTCCTCTCCGGAGGGTGATTATCCTCATGGTGCTGGTGTACATGGCGTGCGCGATCATCTTTGACGCTCTCGTTCGCATGTCTGAGGGTCTCGGCCTCGACTTCTTCATCACATTCACCCTAACATCGGCGACTGAGATACCCTCAGTGACCCTGCTGGCATTGATATTGGACAG gtGGGGTCGAAGAATACTCACGTGTGGACCGTTGGCCGTGTCCGGAATACTCATTCTTATCATGACATTAGTGCCTAAAG GGGTCCCGCAGGTGTCGCTGGCGATCCTGGCGCGCTTCGCCATCAACATGTCGTACAACGCGGCGATCCAGTGGTCGGCCGAGCTGCTGCCCACGCCCGTGCGCGCGTCGGGCTCCGCGCTCATACACGTCAGCGGCTACGTCGCCACGCTCGTCTCGCCCTTCGTCGTCTTCTCG gagcGACTGTGGCGGCAACTCCCCATACTCATTTTAGGTATAACAGCTTTACTCGCGTGCAGTGTGGGCGTGTTGTTACCGGAGACAAACGGACAGCAGATGCCACAGACTATAGAGGAAGGCGAGAGGATCGTAAACAGTTATACTTTATGcgg GAAAACAGAAGATGTAGAAGAGATCCAAgttgaaaatgaaaaagaaaaagcaCTGATCACTTAG
- the LOC113392230 gene encoding kelch domain-containing protein 4 isoform X2, which yields MGKKKNKNKVSGAVKTATKTEKKLANKLKKELANLGEEDIAKVIAEIEREEAKRAAASEKALPNPPTARAYASLTPHPTNNELILFGGEFHNGKQTEVYNDLLFFNAANGAWKQVKAPGAPPPRSAHQAVATPANKGELWVFGGEFTSPSETQFHHYKDLWCFSLAEKKWEKVLAPNGPSARSGHRMVLLGRKLFVFGGYCDDGRECKYFDDLYTFCLDNREWTKLTPTGRGPTARSACVMLPAGNDSDVEETDEELRGEMSDELKVLDLETCRWHPVVLRTDNTDTSAASVAPVAPEEPKEREEITVITDEVFSMRVGASAPASEGPRAARRERAGASGGPCGRMSASLAVQRSQLYVYGGVLERDDKQFYLGDMYSLDLHKLNGWKTIIEQPPLPDWLGSDSEDEWSSGSETDDSEESEED from the exons ATGggcaaaaagaaaaacaaaaataaagtaagtgGTGCCGTCAAAACCGCTACAAAAACAGAGAAGAAATTggcaaataaacttaaaaaggaGCTTGCTAATTTAGGAGAG GAAGATATAGCAAAAGTTATAGCTGAAATCGAGAGGGAAGAAGCCAAGCGTGCTGCAGCATCAGAGAAAGCATTACCAAATCCACCAACAGCTAGAGCATATGCCTCTCTTACACCTCACCCaactaataatgaattaattttgtttggTGGAGAATTTCATAATGGAAAACAG ACTGAAGTGTACAATGACTTGCTGTTCTTCAATGCTGCTAATGGCGCTTGGAAGCAAGTTAAAGCACCGGGAGCTCCACCACCAAGAAGTGCTCACCAAGCTGTTGCTACTCCAGCTAATAA AGGAGAATTGTGGGTGTTTGGTGGAGAATTCACAAGCCCCTCAGAGACTCAATTTCATCACTACAAAGACTTATGGTGTTTTTCATTAGCAGAGAAGAAGTGGGAAAAG GTTTTAGCTCCAAATGGCCCATCAGCTAGGTCGGGTCACCGTATGGTGTTATTAGGCCGGAAATTGTTTGTATTTGGTGGCTATTGTGACGATGGAAGAGAGTGTAAATACTTTGATGACCTGTACACATTTTGTTTGGACAATCGAGAGTGGACTAAACTTACACCGACCGGGAGAGGGCCCACTGCGAGATCTGCATGCGTCATGTTACCGGCTGGGAATGATTCG GACGTCGAAGAAACAGATGAAGAATTACGCGGTGAGATGAGCGATGAATTAAAAGTGTTAGACTTGGAAACATGTCGCTGGCATCCGGTCGTTCTGCGCACCGACAACACTGACACGAGCGCGGCGAGCGTCGCTCCAGTGGCGCCAGAGGAACCTAAGGAACGGGAGGAAATCACAG TGATAACGGACGAGGTGTTCAGCATGCGTGTTGGCGCGTCGGCGCCAGCCTCCGAAGGCCcccgcgcggcgcggcgcgagCGCGCGGGGGCGTCGGGGGGCCCGTGCGGCCGCATGTCGGCGTCGCTGGCCGTGCAGCGTTCGCAGCTGTACGTGTACGGCGGCGTGCTGGAGCGGGACGATAAGCAGTTCTATTTGGGGGACATGTATTCGCTCG ATTTGCACAAATTAAACGGATGGAAGACAATCATCGAACAGCCTCCGTTACCGGATTGGCTTGGATCTGATTCTGAAGATGAATGGAGTTCTGGAAGTGAGACTGACGACAGCGAAGAATCAGAAGAGGACTAA
- the LOC113392229 gene encoding general transcription factor IIF subunit 1, with translation MTTPSSSQAGSVQEFKIRVPKNVKKKYHVMRFNATLNVDFAKWTNVKMERENNIKEFKGIEEDMPKFGAGSEYGRDMREEARRKKFGIISRKYKPEDQPWILKVGGKTGKKFKGIREGGVSENAAYYVFTHADDGAIDAYPLQEWYNFQPIQRYKALSAEEAEQEFGRRNKVINYFSLMFRKRMRGDDAPDDGDDPDDKKTKGGKAKKDLKISEMDEWIDSDDESSDSEAGEKDKDKEDSDSGAKKKKNKKGAVNKKKKKVNDEAFEESDDGDEEGREKDYISDSSDSESDHETKANKELKGVAEEDALRKLLTSDEDSEEEQEQKQESEQEDEPTKEGEERASKLTKKKKKPDEAKKDSSSEFSSDSDTDPESSSKKPKKTKNGTVDGKNASGAGGAGGAGGAAASGAAAAVAAANAAANQPAAKRTKLDPSYTECGVTEEAVRRYLARKPMTTTELLTKFKSKRTGVSSERLVETMTQILKRINPVKQNINGKMYLSIKQT, from the exons ATGACGACTCCAAGTTCTTca caagcAGGATCGGTTCAAGAGTTCAAAATCAGAGTGCCAAAAAATGTAAAGAAGAAATATCATGTGATGAGATTCAATGCCACACTGAATGTTGATTTTGCAAAATGGACCAACGTGAAAATGGAAAGGGAGAACAACATCAAAGAGTTCAAAGGGATCGAAGAAGATATGCCAAA ATTTGGTGCCGGTTCAGAGTATGGGAGAGACATGCGTGAAGAGGCACGTAGAAAAAAATTTGGTATCATCTCCCGCAAATACAAACCTGAAGACCAACCGTGGATATTGAAAGTCGGTGGAAAGACTGGCAAAAA GTTCAAGGGCATCCGTGAAGGTGGTGTATCAGAAAATGCTGCCTATTATGTATTCACCCATGCTGATGATGGCGCCATTGATGCTTACCCGCTACAAGAATG GTACAATTTCCAACCAATTCAAAGATATAAGGCTCTATCAGCGGAGGAAGCGGAACAAGAGTTTGGACg ACGTAACAAGGTGATCAACTACTTCTCGCTCATGTTCCGCAAGCGCATGCGCGGGGACGACGCGCCCGACGACGGAGACGACCCCGACGACAAGAAGACCAAGGGGGGGAAGGCCAAGAAAG ATCTGAAGATATCAGAGATGGACGAATGGATAGATTCTGACGACGAATCCTCTGATTCGGAGGCTGGCGAGAAGGACAAGGACAAAGAGGACAGTGACTCCGGTGCcaagaagaagaagaataaaAAAG GAGCtgtaaataagaaaaagaaGAAAGTGAACGACGAGGCGTTTGAGGAGAGTGACGACGGAGACGAGGAGGGGAGGGAAAAGGACTACATATCTGACTCATCAGACAG CGAATCCGACCACGAGACTAAAGCGAATAAGGAACTGAAGGGTGTCGCTGAAGAAGATGCTTTGAG gAAACTTCTGACATCAGACGAGGACAGTGAAGAGGAACAGGAACAAAAGCAGGAGTCGGAGCAAGAGGATGAACCCACGAAGGAGGGCGAGGAGAGGGCCAGCAAACTCACTAAAAAGAAGAAGAAGCCGGACGAGGCCAAGAAAG ACTCGAGTAGTGAATTCAGTTCAGATTCCGACACAGATCCGGAATCGAGTTCGAAGAAACCAAAGAAGACTAAGAACGGTACCGTCGACGGCAAAAATGCCTCCGGAGCGG gcggcgcggggggcgcgggcggcgcggcggcgtcGGGCGCGGCCGCCGCCGTGGCCGCCGCCAACGCCGCCGCCAACCAGCCGGCCGCCAAGCGCACCAAGCTTGACCCCTCCTACAC CGAGTGCGGCGTGACGGAGGAGGCGGTCCGGCGCTACCTGGCGCGCAAGCCGATGACGACGACGGAGCTGCTCACGAAGTTCAAGTCGAAGCGCACGGGCGTCAGCTCGGAGCGCCTCGTGGAGACCATGACGCAGATCCTCAAGCGGATCAACCCCGTCAAGCAGAACATCAACGGAAAGATGTACCTCAGTATCAAACAAACGTGA
- the LOC113392228 gene encoding organic cation transporter protein-like isoform X1, with translation MILNDLSKEDQRTIEDVKEELNKKKNDDSDAFEAVLMHVGELGRYQKLLFLGMAPFGIFFAFVYFVQMFITATPQRHWCKVPELEHLDIELRRNLTAPVTGIELERCLMYDANWSQVLLNYSVPPDTPTVPCRNGWEFELKDIPYPTIVSERGWVCENAGYGPLAQTIFFVGSFIGGIFFGWMADRFGRVPALVGTNLMAFVGGIGSIYTTGLWDFSFCRFIAGTSYDSCFMTMYILVLEYVGPRYRTMVANMSIALYFGSGCLMLPWLALWVSDWKRLLWVTTLPFLLVLIVPFTVPESARWLSSRGRVNDAVKVIRRFEKINGKKIPEDVMDDFVVSASQTRQTNESIKDLFMSGPLRRVIILMVLVYMACAIIFDALVRMSEGLGLDFFITFTLTSATEIPSVTLLALILDRWGRRILTCGPLAVSGILILIMTLVPKGVPQVSLAILARFAINMSYNAAIQWSAELLPTPVRASGSALIHVSGYVATLVSPFVVFSERLWRQLPILILGITALLACSVGVLLPETNGQQMPQTIEEGERIVNSYTLCGKTEDVEEIQVENEKEKALIT, from the exons AGAAGAAAAATGATGACAGTGATGCTTTCGAAGCTGTGCTCATGCACGTCGGCGAGTTGGGCCGCTACCAGAAACTGCTGTTCCTCGGAATGGCACCGTTCGGTATATTTTTCGCGTTCGTCTACTTCGTTCAGATGTTCATCACAGCTACTCCACAGCGGCACTGGTGTAAAGTTCCGGAATTAGAGCACTTGGATATTGAGTTAAG ACGTAATCTCACAGCACCAGTAACGGGTATTGAGTTGGAGCGATGTTTGATGTACGATGCAAATTGGAGTCAAGTGCTGCTGAACTATAGCGTGCCGCCAGATACGCCCACCGTGCCCTGCAGGAACGGCTGGGAGTTCGAGCTGAAGGACATCCCCTATCCGACTATAGTTAGTGAG CGAGGTTGGGTTTGCGAGAATGCTGGTTATGGTCCTCTCGCGCAGACGATATTTTTCGTCGGCTCGTTCATCGGTGGAATTTTCTTCGGTTGGATGGCAGACCGCTTCGGCCGTGTGCCCGCTTTGGTAG gTACAAATCTGATGGCATTCGTCGGTGGTATAGGCAGCATCTACACGACGGGTCTATGGGACTTTTCGTTCTGTAGGTTTATAGCGGGCACTTCTTACGATAGCTGTTTTATGACCATGTACATTTTAG TGCTGGAGTACGTTGGGCCGCGATACCGCACGATGGTCGCAAACATGTCCATAGCACTCTACTTCGGCTCCGGCTGCCTCATGCTGCCGTGGCTGGCGCTGTGGGTGAGCGACTGGAAACGACTGCTTTGGGTCACTACTTTACCCTTCCTACTGGTGCTCATCGTGCCCTTCACAGTACCTGAAAGCGCTAG GTGGCTTTCATCTCGCGGACGCGTCAACGACGCCGTGAAGGTTATAAGAcggtttgaaaaaataaacggGAAAAAAATTCCAGAGGACGTTATGGATGATTTTGTC GTCTCCGCAAGTCAAACGAGACAGACAAACGAGTCGATCAAAGACTTATTCATGAGTGGTCCTCTCCGGAGGGTGATTATCCTCATGGTGCTGGTGTACATGGCGTGCGCGATCATCTTTGACGCTCTCGTTCGCATGTCTGAGGGTCTCGGCCTCGACTTCTTCATCACATTCACCCTAACATCGGCGACTGAGATACCCTCAGTGACCCTGCTGGCATTGATATTGGACAG gtGGGGTCGAAGAATACTCACGTGTGGACCGTTGGCCGTGTCCGGAATACTCATTCTTATCATGACATTAGTGCCTAAAG GGGTCCCGCAGGTGTCGCTGGCGATCCTGGCGCGCTTCGCCATCAACATGTCGTACAACGCGGCGATCCAGTGGTCGGCCGAGCTGCTGCCCACGCCCGTGCGCGCGTCGGGCTCCGCGCTCATACACGTCAGCGGCTACGTCGCCACGCTCGTCTCGCCCTTCGTCGTCTTCTCG gagcGACTGTGGCGGCAACTCCCCATACTCATTTTAGGTATAACAGCTTTACTCGCGTGCAGTGTGGGCGTGTTGTTACCGGAGACAAACGGACAGCAGATGCCACAGACTATAGAGGAAGGCGAGAGGATCGTAAACAGTTATACTTTATGcgg GAAAACAGAAGATGTAGAAGAGATCCAAgttgaaaatgaaaaagaaaaagcaCTGATCACTTAG